In the Helicobacter typhlonius genome, one interval contains:
- a CDS encoding indole-3-glycerol-phosphate synthase — MKQNAAQSHITKEQIQNAKVMIHARKSVIDFDTLGRTLAYSPYLSRFEVEAFTRKGDDKPKIAKRFSIQAHFDEVLFLQEASDYAQSKDNDAFLLDLRAQYEKIQSSENGLDTALESISLLRRHSTLPIIHADIFLEPYQILESALFGADNVLIPCAIHSKDSLSDLLHFARKLGFEPCIEVSDKAELKKAIFSGASMLYIPQNALDELLSLVPNTQMIMSDHSSDYGVDIVIIN, encoded by the coding sequence ATGAAACAAAATGCAGCGCAATCACACATCACAAAGGAGCAGATTCAAAACGCAAAGGTAATGATACACGCTCGTAAAAGTGTGATTGATTTTGACACGCTCGGGCGCACACTTGCTTATAGTCCTTATTTGTCGCGCTTTGAGGTGGAGGCATTTACCCGCAAGGGAGATGATAAGCCAAAAATCGCTAAAAGATTCTCTATACAAGCCCATTTTGATGAAGTCTTGTTTCTACAGGAGGCGAGTGATTATGCGCAGAGCAAAGATAATGATGCGTTTTTGCTTGATTTGAGGGCGCAATATGAGAAGATTCAATCAAGTGAGAATGGGCTAGATACAGCTTTAGAATCTATCTCGCTTTTGCGCCGCCATAGCACTTTGCCAATCATTCACGCAGATATATTCCTAGAGCCATATCAAATTTTAGAATCTGCGCTTTTTGGTGCGGATAATGTGCTTATTCCTTGCGCGATACACTCTAAAGATTCTTTAAGCGATTTGTTGCATTTTGCGAGGAAGCTGGGATTTGAGCCTTGTATTGAGGTGAGTGATAAAGCCGAGCTAAAAAAGGCAATTTTTAGTGGCGCGAGTATGCTTTATATCCCACAAAATGCGCTTGATGAGCTTTTGAGCCTCGTGCCAAATACGCAGATGATTATGAGTGATCATTCTAGTGATTATGGTGTTGATATAGTGATTATTAATTAA
- a CDS encoding YfhL family 4Fe-4S dicluster ferredoxin yields the protein MALMINDECIACDSCAEECPNGAIEEGDPIYSIDPDVCTECVGSYDEPSCLSVCPVDAIAPDPDNVETIEELRYKFETLQKGE from the coding sequence ATGGCTTTGATGATTAATGATGAGTGTATTGCGTGCGATTCTTGTGCTGAAGAATGTCCAAATGGCGCGATTGAGGAGGGAGATCCTATTTATAGTATTGATCCAGATGTTTGCACGGAGTGCGTGGGAAGCTATGATGAGCCAAGTTGCCTTAGCGTATGCCCGGTAGATGCGATTGCGCCAGATCCTGATAATGTAGAAACCATTGAGGAGCTACGATATAAGTTTGAGACTTTACAAAAGGGTGAATAG